Proteins encoded together in one Marispirochaeta sp. window:
- a CDS encoding response regulator yields MYKVLIAEDELIERETLAAILKEEFSDFLTVEYIAPNGLFALKYLFSHQVDILFLDIRMPVMDGVEIMRELERANRQVEIVVVSAFSDFSYARKAISCGAVDYLLKPYTRANLRSAVIKAVEKLKRKEVVELDREALRKQRGRLRNIINRDVISSIFYLNSPPSENEFDQLISILDLPSSTWRLIVLKFSEAEDPLDELEWEQLLDFYRSRRRYSIVYGSGWELIALEFFPSDQQDPRFEFFPDHCCRFCRNELARDVEFSISPAHTGSGPLSAAYAQSLADLANIHDSVSKGKTGRAADLARNISIALVSMETNEITAVEKKVQHFFEGTAPEQRTDSLRSTVTLVQGELYHRLPQKTAADIDARLNSLKVQIIRGDSSELHSLLLMLRTIFSDLKSRLGNTPELMCKRVESFILDHLAEDLSIQRLARSEGISLSHLSRLFKETTGFTLNQRIVDLRVQRGEELLKGEGLNVKEAAFRVGIRDPNYFSKLYRKRFGRAPTQKVNKTE; encoded by the coding sequence GTGTATAAGGTTCTCATTGCAGAAGATGAGCTAATCGAGCGGGAAACCCTGGCAGCTATACTAAAGGAGGAGTTTTCTGATTTTCTTACGGTTGAGTATATTGCACCGAACGGGCTCTTTGCCCTTAAATACCTGTTTTCTCATCAGGTGGATATTTTGTTTTTGGACATCCGCATGCCGGTGATGGATGGAGTGGAAATTATGCGGGAGCTGGAGAGGGCAAACCGGCAAGTCGAGATAGTTGTAGTTTCCGCATTCTCCGATTTTAGCTATGCCCGCAAGGCCATATCCTGCGGAGCGGTTGATTATCTTTTAAAACCCTATACCCGTGCAAATCTTCGTTCTGCTGTCATTAAGGCCGTGGAGAAGCTAAAAAGGAAAGAGGTCGTAGAGCTGGACCGTGAAGCATTACGAAAACAGCGGGGACGCTTACGAAATATTATTAACCGGGATGTAATAAGCTCAATATTTTACTTGAATTCTCCACCGTCGGAAAATGAGTTTGACCAGTTGATTTCGATTCTGGACTTGCCTTCGAGTACCTGGCGGCTTATTGTTCTAAAGTTTTCTGAAGCAGAAGATCCTCTTGATGAACTTGAATGGGAGCAGTTACTCGATTTTTATCGCAGTCGCCGCAGGTACAGTATCGTCTACGGATCCGGATGGGAACTAATTGCCCTTGAGTTTTTTCCGTCTGATCAGCAGGATCCTCGATTTGAGTTTTTCCCGGATCATTGCTGCCGGTTTTGCCGCAATGAGTTGGCACGGGATGTTGAGTTTTCCATCTCTCCAGCTCATACAGGAAGCGGTCCTTTGTCAGCAGCCTATGCACAATCTCTTGCTGATCTTGCAAACATCCACGATTCTGTCTCAAAGGGAAAAACCGGCCGGGCGGCTGATTTAGCCCGGAATATCTCAATCGCTCTTGTCAGTATGGAGACTAATGAGATTACTGCAGTTGAAAAGAAGGTGCAGCATTTCTTTGAAGGGACAGCCCCCGAACAAAGAACCGATTCTCTTCGCAGCACTGTTACTCTTGTGCAGGGGGAACTGTATCATCGTCTTCCTCAAAAAACCGCGGCGGATATCGATGCACGTCTGAACAGCTTAAAAGTCCAGATTATACGTGGTGACAGCTCAGAGCTGCATTCACTTTTACTGATGCTTCGGACAATATTTTCTGATCTGAAAAGCAGGTTGGGGAATACGCCGGAGCTTATGTGTAAAAGGGTGGAGTCCTTTATTCTGGATCATCTGGCTGAGGATTTGTCAATTCAGCGGCTGGCCCGCAGCGAAGGAATCAGCCTTTCGCATTTGAGTCGCCTGTTTAAGGAAACTACCGGTTTTACCCTTAACCAGAGAATTGTTGATTTGCGTGTTCAGCGCGGGGAAGAATTATTGAAGGGTGAAGGCTTGAATGTTAAGGAGGCAGCCTTTCGTGTCGGCATCCGCGATCCCAATTATTTCTCGAAGTTATATAGAAAACGGTTCGGCAGAGCACCGACCCAGAAGGTTAACAAAACGGAGTGA
- a CDS encoding sensor histidine kinase, protein MQGSHRSIQRSLVQVIILIPLLIGLVFIIAFSTTRDLSRGQSRFASMMNRLQTNAELITSLDAVNTSSVSRNRITPEYNQLRVEIMDSIHRLESIIPDADEPRFYFRTLQAMIEHYYSESDCLLNEDLNPAEVFQTRAFLRNLHPYMLRHAQQLALTVMSIETDRQTIHIDSANRSMLQSFLLILLVEIIGMVLIFFLIRRIYGTIHHVAEYAGGLARRQWDLPDLKHYGYSDMRPIVDAFNAMKHSISTHISEIEEKHRLEAALNQKSLELLEQGKLLRESQLFALQSQMNPHFLFNTLNVIAKTALAQRPNETVELIQAMSEILRFNLQNIRRMVTLEEELNTVRAYILIQKRRFAEELEIDLEIDPAVPINTPVPPMIIQPLLENAILHGLDGKLFNRKAKIQVKLENEYVVVVTEDNGQGIRPKHVKELLTAARSSRPEREKMGIASVIRRVDLAYQGRGRVSIESDPGVFTRVSISVPIPALQEAQPRV, encoded by the coding sequence ATGCAGGGTTCTCATCGTTCGATTCAACGCAGCCTGGTCCAGGTAATTATTTTAATACCCTTGCTTATAGGACTGGTTTTTATTATTGCTTTCAGTACCACACGGGATTTAAGCAGGGGCCAGTCCCGGTTTGCTTCTATGATGAACAGGCTTCAAACGAATGCGGAGCTTATTACTTCTCTTGATGCTGTTAATACATCCTCTGTATCTCGTAACAGAATTACTCCTGAATATAATCAACTGCGTGTCGAAATCATGGATTCCATCCATAGACTTGAAAGCATTATTCCTGATGCTGATGAACCCCGCTTTTATTTTCGTACCTTGCAGGCCATGATAGAGCATTATTACAGTGAATCCGACTGTTTGCTAAATGAAGATCTCAATCCGGCGGAGGTTTTTCAAACTCGTGCTTTCTTACGGAATCTGCACCCCTATATGCTGCGTCATGCGCAGCAACTCGCTTTAACGGTAATGTCCATAGAAACCGATCGTCAGACTATACACATCGATTCTGCAAACCGTTCTATGCTGCAAAGTTTCTTATTGATACTTCTTGTAGAAATCATCGGGATGGTACTGATCTTTTTCCTGATACGCCGCATTTATGGAACGATTCACCATGTGGCGGAATACGCCGGTGGACTTGCCCGCAGACAATGGGATCTGCCGGACCTCAAACATTACGGGTATTCCGATATGCGGCCGATTGTGGATGCCTTCAACGCAATGAAGCACAGTATAAGTACTCATATTAGTGAGATCGAAGAAAAGCACCGTCTCGAAGCAGCATTGAATCAAAAGTCCCTGGAATTACTTGAACAGGGAAAACTGTTGCGGGAATCCCAACTGTTCGCTCTGCAGTCTCAGATGAATCCTCATTTTCTTTTTAATACCCTGAATGTAATTGCCAAGACAGCCCTTGCTCAACGACCGAATGAGACCGTTGAGCTGATTCAAGCCATGAGTGAGATCCTGCGTTTCAATTTACAGAACATTCGGCGCATGGTTACTCTTGAAGAGGAGTTGAATACCGTGCGTGCGTATATTCTGATACAGAAGCGCCGCTTTGCCGAAGAGTTGGAGATTGATTTGGAAATAGATCCTGCTGTTCCCATCAATACTCCGGTTCCTCCAATGATTATTCAACCCTTACTGGAGAACGCGATTCTTCATGGCCTCGATGGAAAGCTTTTTAACAGGAAGGCAAAGATACAAGTCAAGCTGGAAAACGAATATGTAGTGGTCGTTACCGAGGATAATGGTCAGGGAATCAGACCGAAGCACGTGAAAGAATTACTGACTGCTGCCCGCAGCAGCAGACCTGAAAGAGAGAAGATGGGAATTGCCAGTGTGATACGCCGCGTAGATCTTGCCTATCAGGGGCGTGGAAGGGTCAGCATTGAGTCAGACCCCGGGGTGTTTACCCGTGTGAGTATCTCAGTTCCTATTCCTGCATTACAGGAGGCTCAGCCTCGTGTATAA
- a CDS encoding TRAP transporter substrate-binding protein, with protein sequence MKKSLLVALVMIMAFAGLSANGQQDTETSTTNETIVLRYGEVNPNDHPVTLGANKFADLAAEKSGGRIKITVYPSSQLGDQSTMIQGTQMGAIDMVRLNPSFLVDMGLKDMQVFGLPYLFNDLGHARKAMDSDFGTDFLGKIDTAKLKMIGLGYFLETPRNYFFSEKAVTSVADMKGLKVRVPQSEIFMDTARAFGASPTPIAYSELYTALQTGVVDGAENPIAGYYANKFYEVGGNYTFDGHDLAPSIVVFSEITWSKLSDKDHAILREAFKEAQAWYREYLDGETEKAIQDMRDRGINFYEVDDISEWQDAVAPLYKKYGAGFENYVDEIRAIN encoded by the coding sequence ATGAAAAAGAGTCTGCTCGTGGCATTGGTTATGATCATGGCCTTTGCAGGATTAAGTGCGAATGGCCAACAGGATACTGAGACATCTACTACCAACGAGACTATTGTATTACGCTACGGTGAAGTCAATCCTAATGACCATCCCGTTACTTTGGGTGCAAATAAGTTTGCAGATCTTGCTGCAGAGAAATCCGGGGGAAGAATCAAAATAACAGTCTATCCTTCCAGCCAGCTTGGGGATCAAAGCACAATGATTCAGGGAACACAAATGGGTGCCATAGATATGGTACGCCTGAATCCATCGTTCCTGGTGGATATGGGATTAAAGGATATGCAGGTCTTTGGCCTCCCCTATCTGTTCAACGATCTTGGTCACGCCCGCAAAGCAATGGATTCGGATTTTGGAACCGATTTTTTAGGCAAAATCGATACCGCCAAACTTAAAATGATCGGCCTCGGATACTTCCTTGAAACTCCCCGGAACTATTTCTTCAGCGAGAAAGCTGTTACTTCCGTTGCTGACATGAAAGGGCTAAAAGTCCGGGTCCCGCAATCGGAAATCTTTATGGATACCGCTCGGGCTTTCGGAGCCTCCCCAACCCCGATTGCCTATAGTGAACTCTACACCGCTCTGCAAACCGGTGTGGTGGATGGCGCTGAAAATCCTATTGCCGGATATTATGCCAACAAGTTTTATGAAGTCGGCGGAAATTATACCTTCGACGGTCATGATCTTGCACCCAGTATTGTTGTCTTCTCGGAGATAACCTGGTCGAAACTGTCTGACAAGGACCACGCTATTCTGCGGGAAGCTTTCAAGGAAGCCCAGGCCTGGTACAGGGAGTATCTGGACGGAGAAACCGAAAAAGCCATCCAGGATATGAGAGACAGGGGGATTAACTTCTACGAAGTCGACGATATCTCTGAATGGCAGGATGCAGTCGCGCCGCTGTACAAGAAATATGGTGCCGGCTTTGAAAACTATGTCGACGAGATTCGAGCCATCAACTAA
- a CDS encoding TRAP transporter small permease yields the protein MDQKTETNQSLRLQMISHLHNIIDILCRFFLVVMILSVSYVVFGRFVLNNTPGWGEELGLFCMIWFSLLSVPMAFIDKSHLKMSLMEIIFKGKDLKLIDLIIYAILLGFSLFMIFYGMKVSILTWPTRMPGMQISRGLLYFSVPVAGVFNTLILLLMKKEYLW from the coding sequence ATGGACCAAAAGACTGAAACGAATCAGTCTCTACGATTGCAGATGATAAGCCATTTGCACAACATCATTGATATCCTGTGTCGCTTTTTTCTGGTGGTTATGATTTTAAGCGTATCCTATGTGGTTTTCGGCCGGTTTGTTTTGAACAATACCCCCGGGTGGGGTGAAGAACTGGGGCTCTTCTGCATGATCTGGTTCTCTCTCTTAAGCGTACCCATGGCATTTATTGATAAAAGCCACCTGAAAATGTCCTTGATGGAAATCATCTTTAAAGGCAAGGATTTAAAGCTCATTGACCTGATAATATATGCAATTCTTTTAGGCTTTTCACTTTTCATGATCTTCTACGGCATGAAAGTGAGTATTTTAACCTGGCCGACCAGAATGCCCGGTATGCAGATATCAAGAGGGCTGCTCTATTTCTCTGTTCCAGTAGCAGGGGTCTTTAATACCCTTATTCTGTTACTCATGAAGAAGGAGTATTTATGGTAA
- a CDS encoding TRAP transporter large permease, with protein MVTDPTAILLLLGTFGTLILIGTPIAFAIGASSVITTAYMGLPLEMVAQNMVKGVNVFAFLAVPFFIIAGEIMGSGGISTRLIKLSNALVGWIRGGLAMVNIMASMFFGGISGSSSADTSSIGSILIPMMKEDGYDGDFATTVTMASSVQGILIPPSQNMIIFALVAGSVSIGRLFLAGMIPGILLGVALMIFSYFVSVKRNYPKSEGFNLVYAIKCFASAGLGLGTVLIVVVGVVAGIFTATESASIAVIYAFIVTFFIYREIPLRAINGILTRSLKTLSVVMILVSTASAFGWLVAYLRIPVFIAEGLLAVTENRILILLMINILLLLMGMVMDMASLILILGPILLPVVTKVGVDPVHFGVVMILNLGIGLITPPVGSTLFIGSAIARIKMEDLARAMIPFYVIMVLVLLIITYVPSVVMFMPNWLMPLK; from the coding sequence ATGGTAACCGATCCTACCGCTATACTTCTTCTTTTAGGGACCTTCGGAACCTTGATTCTGATCGGAACACCCATTGCATTTGCTATCGGGGCATCTTCTGTAATTACTACCGCATATATGGGACTACCTCTGGAGATGGTTGCCCAGAACATGGTCAAGGGAGTTAACGTATTTGCCTTTTTGGCGGTACCTTTTTTTATCATAGCCGGGGAGATCATGGGTTCCGGCGGGATATCCACCCGTCTGATCAAACTCTCAAATGCTTTGGTAGGCTGGATCAGGGGCGGACTTGCCATGGTGAACATCATGGCAAGTATGTTCTTTGGAGGTATTTCCGGATCCTCCTCTGCCGACACATCTTCAATAGGATCCATACTTATACCAATGATGAAAGAAGACGGGTACGATGGAGATTTTGCCACCACGGTAACAATGGCAAGTTCAGTCCAGGGGATTCTTATTCCACCCAGCCAGAACATGATCATCTTTGCACTGGTGGCAGGAAGCGTCTCCATTGGTCGTCTTTTTCTGGCCGGGATGATTCCGGGGATCCTGCTGGGAGTAGCATTGATGATATTCAGCTACTTTGTCTCGGTAAAACGGAACTATCCCAAATCCGAAGGATTTAACCTGGTCTATGCCATAAAATGCTTTGCCAGTGCGGGATTAGGACTGGGTACCGTCCTGATCGTAGTAGTCGGTGTAGTGGCAGGTATATTTACAGCCACCGAATCCGCTTCCATTGCAGTAATTTATGCCTTTATTGTTACCTTCTTTATATACAGAGAGATTCCATTGAGGGCGATAAACGGTATACTGACCCGCAGCCTCAAGACCCTTTCGGTTGTTATGATCCTTGTCTCCACCGCCAGTGCTTTTGGCTGGCTTGTTGCCTATCTTCGTATTCCGGTCTTCATTGCCGAAGGGCTCCTGGCAGTAACGGAAAACAGGATACTTATCCTGTTGATGATTAATATCCTCCTGCTGCTTATGGGCATGGTAATGGATATGGCATCACTTATCCTTATTCTGGGCCCTATACTATTACCGGTAGTTACAAAAGTGGGAGTCGATCCTGTTCACTTCGGTGTTGTAATGATTCTTAACCTTGGTATCGGTCTGATTACTCCACCTGTTGGATCAACCCTTTTTATAGGCAGTGCTATAGCCAGAATTAAGATGGAAGATCTTGCCAGAGCAATGATTCCATTCTATGTCATTATGGTACTGGTATTGCTCATAATAACTTATGTGCCTTCTGTGGTAATGTTCATGCCAAATTGGCTAATGCCCTTGAAGTGA
- a CDS encoding uroporphyrinogen decarboxylase family protein: MAKEFDSSLKDSQGTAVSPVTAAEFPFGEYEAYSRKLEEYCADFISGKINTLVYRRFRVPEVFASVSADMKRSLELQLGALKESMEYAGDIPNFLEPWYGIGTIASAFGCEYIWHEDQAPATVPPFSSFKEALEIDPVEIENTPIGKHTLDMTEYFLEKTKGRLPMSLSDVQSPLNASGYLVDTNNYYLGLYDDPENFKLLLERIVDLMVQFYKKQMEMIGSCLVLPGHGFASSRVFTGVGMSDDNITMLSPDLYRELVLPAVNRFSVEMGGVVFHSCGNWSNKIDVVKEMKGLYCVDGAFSSETDPDPNPVQPFLEAFDDGNVILNIRLVGSPEDIGRDLRTLASSSVKTIMVTYGRNPKEQKELYTLCRNEI; the protein is encoded by the coding sequence ATGGCGAAAGAATTTGACTCTTCACTCAAGGATTCACAGGGAACGGCTGTATCTCCTGTAACAGCAGCTGAGTTTCCTTTTGGGGAGTATGAGGCATACTCCCGGAAGCTTGAAGAATATTGCGCGGATTTTATTAGCGGGAAAATAAATACTCTTGTATATCGCCGTTTTCGTGTACCGGAAGTATTTGCTTCAGTTTCCGCCGACATGAAGCGGTCTCTTGAGCTGCAATTGGGAGCATTAAAAGAGAGTATGGAGTATGCAGGAGATATTCCCAATTTTCTGGAGCCCTGGTACGGCATTGGAACTATAGCGTCTGCATTCGGTTGCGAATACATTTGGCATGAAGATCAGGCTCCGGCAACGGTTCCGCCATTTTCTTCTTTCAAGGAAGCCCTCGAAATTGATCCCGTCGAAATAGAAAACACCCCTATTGGAAAACACACCCTGGATATGACTGAGTATTTTCTTGAGAAAACAAAAGGACGACTGCCCATGAGCTTGAGTGATGTTCAGTCACCCCTCAATGCTTCAGGATATCTGGTGGATACCAATAACTACTATTTGGGTTTATATGATGATCCGGAAAATTTTAAACTGCTGTTGGAACGAATCGTAGATTTAATGGTACAGTTTTATAAAAAGCAGATGGAAATGATAGGCTCTTGCCTTGTTCTTCCGGGACACGGTTTCGCTTCATCCAGAGTCTTTACTGGTGTGGGAATGAGTGATGACAACATTACGATGCTCTCTCCGGATTTGTACCGTGAACTTGTACTTCCTGCGGTAAATCGTTTCAGCGTTGAAATGGGAGGGGTTGTATTTCATTCCTGCGGTAACTGGAGTAACAAAATCGATGTGGTTAAAGAGATGAAAGGACTTTACTGTGTTGACGGTGCTTTCAGCAGTGAGACCGATCCTGATCCTAATCCGGTACAGCCTTTTCTGGAGGCCTTTGATGATGGGAATGTAATTCTCAATATCAGGCTGGTGGGATCCCCGGAAGATATTGGCAGGGACCTCCGGACTCTGGCCTCTTCAAGTGTGAAGACAATTATGGTCACCTATGGAAGGAATCCGAAGGAACAGAAAGAGCTTTACACTCTGTGCAGGAATGAGATTTAA